A segment of the uncultured Desulfobulbus sp. genome:
AACTGCCCCTGACCGTCTGCATGCAGGTCTCTCTGACTTCCTCGATCACGATCATGGGAAAACATGCCAACCCCCGGAGCACCAAGTTGCTGCTCGGGGCGATTGCGGCGGTGGTTTCAGGGCTGAATGGCTCCTTCTGCTGAGTTTTTTTTACAGTACGATGTACCATCGCCTCAGCACCATTCCATGGGGAGGGGTGCAGTGTGCCAGAACGTCGGTGTTCTTTTGCAACAATGGTTTGCGAACGCCACCGCTCATCTTCAATTGATCTCCCACGGAGGTACCATGGGAAAATGTATCGGTGTACTGACCGCCGGCGGCGATAGTCCCGGTCTCAATGCCGCGATTCGCGCCATCGGCAAGAGCGCGCTCAATGCCTACAACATGCAGGTGATCGGGTTTCGGGACGGGTTCCGCGGCCTGATGGAAAACCGCACCATCCATCTCGAGGGGGAGACGCTCTCGGGTATTCTCACCCTGGGGGGCACCATTCTCGGCACCAGCCGCGACAAACCCCATAAGATGCCGGTGGGGTCCAAGGTGCAGGACATGACCGAGGTCATGATCGACAACTACCACCGCCATAACCTCGAGGCCATCATCTGCATCGGCGGCGGCGGGACCCAGAAGAACGCCTATCGGCTGGCCCAGGCCGGGGTCAACGTGCTCACCCTGCCCAAGACCATCGACAACGACGTGGCCATGACCGATGTCACCTTTGGCTTCGACACCGCCCTGTCCATTGCCACCGATGCCATCGACCGGTTGCACTCCACCGCCCACAGCCATCACCGCATCATCGTGGTCGAGATCATGGGCCACAATACCGGTTGGCTCGGGCTCGGCGCGGGCCTGGCCAGCGGCGCGGATGTCATCCTCATTCCGGAAATTCCCTATGAGGTCGACCAGGTGGCCGAGGCCATCCGCCGCCGTCGCCACCGGGGCAAGAACTTCAGCATCGTCGCCGTCTCCGAGGGGGCCCTTTCCAAAAAGGATGCCAGGGAACTGGCCGATCTGAAGGAGAATAAGCTGACCACCAAGGATGAAAAGAAGCAGAAGAAGGTTGCCTCAGCCCTTGCCGCCTTTCGCGCCAAGCATGCCAGCAATACCCTGCGGCTCTCCTCCGAGCTCGAGACCCTGACCGGGCTGGAGAGCCGGGTGACCATACTCGGGCATCTCCAACGGGGCGGCACCCCCAGCGCAGCCGACCGTATCCTGGCCACCCGGCTGGGGACCGCCTGCACGACGGCGGTGGTCGAAGGCAAGTTCGGCAAGATGGTGGCGGTGAAGGGGGAGTCCACCGAGCTGGTCGATTTGAGTGAAGTGGTCGGGAAGCGGAAGCTGATTCCCCTGGATCATCCCTGGATCAAGGCCGCTCTGGAGACCGGCGCCTGCCTGGGGAACAACAAACTGGTGGGATAGGCATATGCGCAGCAGGGCTGCAGCCGCGCCATCCGGTTGCAGCCCTGGAAATGAACGCCCTGGGGCCGGGAACGGCAGGCCCTGGTTCAGTGGGGATCAGCACTGGAACGAACGATTTCTCCCTCGACCAGGTAGATGACCTCTTCGGCAATGTTCTTGGCGCGGTCGCCGATACGCTCCAGGTGGCGGGCGATGAGGTAGAGGTTGATCAGGCAGGCGGCCTGTTCCCCGTGTTTTTTGATCTCCTCGACCACCGTTTTGTAGGCGAGGTTGCGCTCCTGGTCCACCTCGTCATCCATGAGAAAGATCTTTCTCGCCATGCCCGCATCCTCGGTGACCAGGGCGTCAAGTGCGACCTTGACCATCTCCAGGGCCTTGGCCGCCATGAAGCGGTAATCAAGGGTAAAGGTGTAGTCCTTGGCCTTGGTTCTGTTGATGGTGAGGACGCGTTTGGCAATGTTGACCGCAATGTCGGCGATACGTTCCAGCTCGCTGTTGATCTTGATGACCGAGACGATCAGTCGCAGATCACGGGCCACTGGCTGGTGCAGGGCGAGGATCTTGAGGCATTCCTCCTCGACCCGGATTTCCATGTCGTCGATCTCCCAGTCCGAGGTCATCAGGGCCTGGGCCTCTGCATCGTCGCCGGACTCGAGAAGGACGCTGGTCCGGCGCAGCCGGTCCTCGGTCAAGGTGCCCAGCTCGAGGATCATTTTTTTCAACTGGTCGATTTCCCGATGGAAATACATATGTCTGCTCACGGTGTCTCCTCCGCAAAGTGCTCTGGTGGATGGTCCAAAAAGTCAGATTAATCTATACGTTACGACAATTTTTGGCCAGTTAGAAACCGGTTAGGATTATGTTAGCATTTTTCTTTTTTCTTGCAAGCAGACCTGGGTCTGCATAACAGTAGCGTGCAAATTATCGAGATTTTTGTACAGGAGTAGAATGTGAAAAAACCAAGCATCCTGGTTGTCGAGGATGACACCGACATCCAACAGCTTGTCAGTTACAATCTTATCAAGGCCGGCTTCAATGTCACCTGCGCCGATAGCGGCGAGGAAGCCTTGCAGATGCTCAGTCGCGAATCCTTTGATGCCATGGTGCTCGATCTCATGCTGCCGGGCAAGGACGGCCACGAGGTCTGCCGGGTGGTGCGCTCCCAGGAGCATATCAAGGGGCTGCCGATCGTGATGCTGACCGCCAAGAGCGAGGAAGATGACATCGTCTGCGGCCTTGAATGCGGCGCCGACGATTATGTAACCAAGCCGTTCAGCCCCCGGGTGCTGATCGCCCGCCTCGAGGCCGCACTGCGCCGCAAACCCGAGGCCGGTGCGGCCAGCGATGAGCAGGTCGGGTTCATCAGCCGCAACGGGATGGAGATTCACTCCGGCCGCCATGAGGTGCGGGTCAACGGCGAGGAAGTCCACCTCACTGCCTCCGAGTTCACCATCTTGGAACTGATGGCCGCACGCCCCGGCTGGGTCTTTTCCCGGCAGCAGATTATCGATCAGGTGCGCGGCTACGACTACAGTATCACCCCCAGGGCGGTTGATGTACAGATTTTCGGACTGCGCAAGAAACTGGGCCAGGCCGGATCCTGCATCGAAACCGTCCGCGGCATCGGCTACCGGATCCGCGAATAGTCCTGGGTGCCCTGCGACCCTGGATATTTTCTGCCCTGCCAATCCGGGGCACAATCTCTATCTCTGAGAGACGCCCATGCGTAACGTTCGTCTTTTCTGGCAAATATTTCCCTCCTCCGTGGGAATCGTCATCCTGACCTTGGGCCTGACCGCGTGGCTGGCCATCAGCAGCGGCAATGACTTTTATTTGGGGCATCTGCAGAAGGACATCCTCGAACGGGGGATGCTGATCGAGTCCACCATCAGCCAGCTGAGCCAGGGCGATGAGGCCTCGCTGCAGAGTTTTATTCGTCTGAACGGCCGCAGGGCCGCGACCCGGATCACGCTGATCGATGGCAACGGCGTGGTCCTGGCCGACTCCGATGAGGACCATACCCTCATGGAAAATCACGGCAAGCGGCCCGAGGTGCTTGCCGCGCTCAGCGGAGAAGCCGGGTATTCCATCCGCTTCAGCCGTACCCTTGGCGAAAACATGCTCTATTCCGCCATGCCGATCAAGCTCGGCCTCGACGGGCATCGTGGGGTGCTTCGTCTGGCGTTGTCGGTGAGCTCCATTGAGAATGCGGTCGGTGATTACCAAAAAAGGACGCTGGCCATCGCCATTGGGGTGGTTGTCCTGGCCATCCTGCTGGCGCTCTATTCGGCCCAAAGAATCAGCCGGCCGCTTGAAAAGATGAAGCAGGGCGCGGAGCAGCTCACCAAGGGGCGCATCGACCAGTTGGTCAAGATCGACAGCGAACACATGTCGGTGGAGATGGCCGGTTTGGCCAATTCGATCAACCAGATGGCCGAGCAGATCAACCGCCGGGTGCGGATCATCATCCAGCAGCGCAACGAACTGGAAGCGGTCTTTTCCAGTATGGCCGATGCGGTGGTGGCCATCGATTCGGAGAAGAACATCATCCGCATGAACCAGGCCGCGGCCACCCTCTTTTCCCTGTCCTCGGAGGTGGTCAAGGGCAAGGCGGTGCAGGCGATCATCCGCAACCCTTACATCCTGGAGATGATCGATTTCACCCTCGGGCACAACCAGCAGCAGGAGCAGAAGGTGACCCTCTCTTACGGAGCGGAGCCGGTCATGCTGGAGATCCACGCGGTGCCGCTTCGCGACGAGGCCGACAACAGCATGGGCGTGCTGCTGGTGATGAACGATCTCACCAAGCTCAACCGCCTGGAGAACATTCGCCAGGATTTTGTCGCCAATGTCTCCCATGAGTTGAAAACGCCGATAACCGCCATCAAGGGCTATGTCGAGACCCTGCTTGACGGGGCCCTGGACGATGAAGACAATGCCCGCCGCTTTCTCAACATTGTCGTGCGCCAGGCCAACCGGTTGGATTCCATTGTCGATGATCTGCTCATCCTTTCGCGGATTGAGGATCGGGAGGGCAAGGAGGACATCGAGTTGACCGTGCGCGAGGTCGGTCCGGTGCTGGAGAGCGCGCTGCAGACCTGTGCGGTCAATGCCGATGAAAAGGATATCGTGATTGAGGTGGAGTGCGATGAGGAGCTGTATGCGCCCATCAACCAGCCGCTTTTGGAGCAGGCGGTGATCAACCTGCTCAACAACGCCATTTCCTACAGCCCCCACGGAACCAGGATTACCCTGAGCTGTCAGGGGAGCCGATCCGTGCAGGGTGAGCACCTGGTGCAGTTCAGCGTCTCCGACAACGGCCCGGGGATCGCCAAGGAGCATCTGCCGCGGCTGTTTGAACGGTTCTACCGCTGCGACAAGGCCCGTTCGCGGGATCAGGGCGGTACCGGCCTGGGGCTGGCCATTGTCAAGCATATCGCCCATACCCACAACGGTACGGTGGAGGTGGAAAGTACCCCCGGCAAAGGATCGATCTTCACCCTCACCCTGCCCGGTGTGTTACCGCCCGGTGGTGCACAGGAGGACGGCGAGGATCTTTAACGGCTCACGCCGAGGTTCGCTGTTTCAGGCAAGCGCTTTGGCCACCGCCCTGGCCATGCCGGTCAGGGTGTAGGGCTTTTTCAGGTAACTTTTCACCCCCAGGTGCATGGCCGCCCGGACCCGCTCGGTCTGGGCGTAGCCGCTCACCAGCATGGCCCGCTGGTCCGGGTGGCTGAGGATGATCTGTTGAAAGGTCTCCAGGCCGTCCATGCCCGGGTGCATGATCATGTCCAGCAGAACCAGGTCAAAGACCTGGGTGCGCATCCGCTCGAGGGCCTCCTCTCCGCTCGAGGCCGTCTCCACCGCATACCCCAGATTTTCCAGCATGGTTGCAGCGAGCAGCCGTTGCTCCTCCAGGTCGTCCACCACCAGCAGCCGTTGGCCGGCGCCTCGATCGAGCTCCATCTTCTCTGGGGGCGGCTCCTGGGCCTGGTCCCGGGTTGCCGGAAAATAGAGGTTGAACTCCGTGCCCCGTCCCTCAACGGAACTGACGGTGATATAGCCGTCGTGATCCTCGATGGTTCCCCAGACCACGGTCATGCCCAGTCCGGTGCCGCTGCGGCCCAGGGTTTTCTTGGAGAAGAAGGGTTCAAAAATCCGCTCCAGATCTTCCTGGGCAATGCCGATCCCCTGATCGCTGACCTTCAGGTGCACATAGTCCCCCTCGCGAACCTCCTCATAGCCGGCAATGGGCCTGTCGAGATAACAGTTTTCCGTCAGGACGTCGATTCTGCCGCCTGCGGGCTGGGCCTCGGCCGCATTGACGATCAGGTTCATGATGGTCTTCTGCAGGTGCACCCGGGAACCACGGATACAGAGGAGGTCGGGCGCAAGGTCGATTATCACCCTGATCTGCGGATGCTCGACCTGGATGCGAATCCATTCCGGGGCGGCAAGGAACTGGTGGATGAGGGTGTTGAGCTCGAGTATCACCGGCTGGAGCACGCCCCGCCTGGCCAGGGTCAAGAGATCCTGGACGATTTCGCTGGCCTTGAGCCCGGAGGTGCGGATGGCTTCAATGGCTCTTCGGTGGGGATCGTTGTCCGGGAGCGAGGCGAGCAGCATATCCGGATAGCCCACCACCGCGGAAAGCACGTTGTTGAGATCATGGGCCACGCCCCCGGCCAATACCCCCAACATCTCCATCTTGCGGCTGCGGATGAGCTGTTCCTGCAACTCGGCAACCGCCTTTTCCGCCTCGTGCCGCCGGCTGACCATGTGGTTGGCGGTTTGGGCCAGATGTTGAAATTCGGAGAAGTGGACCGACTCGACCTTGAGCTGTTCGTTGCCTGAGGCGGCCTGCTTAAAAAATGCGGCAAATTCCTGCAGGTTTGCTCCGATACGGTCTGTGATCAGGCGGGAGACAAGGGCAATACCTCCCAGACTCAGCACCAGAATGGCGCTGATCACCCCGAGGTGACGTCTAACTTTTGCATCCAGGGCCGCTTTTTTCTCGATGAGCATGGTGTTGATCGCATCCATGTACACCCCTGTCCCCACCATCCACTGCCAGCTGGGAATCGCCTTGGCATAGGCCAGCTTATGGGCGGGAAGGCCCGTGGCCGGACGAATGGTGCCCATATAGTCGAGGTAGATGCCATCGTCACCTTGGCAGCCTGCAATCAGTTTCTGCAGCACCGGGACACCATTGGGATCACGGAACTCCCACTGGTTGACGCCCAGGTTTTCCTGTTTGTAATGGGCCAGGGTGTTGGCCTTGAAGTCATAGACAAAGATGTAGCCGTCCCTGCCGTAACGGATGGTATTGA
Coding sequences within it:
- the phoU gene encoding phosphate signaling complex protein PhoU gives rise to the protein MSRHMYFHREIDQLKKMILELGTLTEDRLRRTSVLLESGDDAEAQALMTSDWEIDDMEIRVEEECLKILALHQPVARDLRLIVSVIKINSELERIADIAVNIAKRVLTINRTKAKDYTFTLDYRFMAAKALEMVKVALDALVTEDAGMARKIFLMDDEVDQERNLAYKTVVEEIKKHGEQAACLINLYLIARHLERIGDRAKNIAEEVIYLVEGEIVRSSADPH
- a CDS encoding response regulator transcription factor, producing MKKPSILVVEDDTDIQQLVSYNLIKAGFNVTCADSGEEALQMLSRESFDAMVLDLMLPGKDGHEVCRVVRSQEHIKGLPIVMLTAKSEEDDIVCGLECGADDYVTKPFSPRVLIARLEAALRRKPEAGAASDEQVGFISRNGMEIHSGRHEVRVNGEEVHLTASEFTILELMAARPGWVFSRQQIIDQVRGYDYSITPRAVDVQIFGLRKKLGQAGSCIETVRGIGYRIRE
- a CDS encoding cache domain-containing protein; translated protein: MRPLNSLRTTLALSMFLVATLAVTLVGALWISQDYNKFEEETHHLRSTFLEEQKLLIRQEVNRVVDYIQYQRSTTEAALERRIKDRVDQAWNAANALYQTYHLKMSPAEIQGLIREGLRAVRFDRGRGYFFIYDLQGNNILLPFSPELEGKNLWDLQDSKGLYTIRRISDMIRKKGAGYLRWHWYKPGETARMSEKIGYSRLFAPYNWWIGTGEYIEDVEQEIQAQTLARINTIRYGRDGYIFVYDFKANTLAHYKQENLGVNQWEFRDPNGVPVLQKLIAGCQGDDGIYLDYMGTIRPATGLPAHKLAYAKAIPSWQWMVGTGVYMDAINTMLIEKKAALDAKVRRHLGVISAILVLSLGGIALVSRLITDRIGANLQEFAAFFKQAASGNEQLKVESVHFSEFQHLAQTANHMVSRRHEAEKAVAELQEQLIRSRKMEMLGVLAGGVAHDLNNVLSAVVGYPDMLLASLPDNDPHRRAIEAIRTSGLKASEIVQDLLTLARRGVLQPVILELNTLIHQFLAAPEWIRIQVEHPQIRVIIDLAPDLLCIRGSRVHLQKTIMNLIVNAAEAQPAGGRIDVLTENCYLDRPIAGYEEVREGDYVHLKVSDQGIGIAQEDLERIFEPFFSKKTLGRSGTGLGMTVVWGTIEDHDGYITVSSVEGRGTEFNLYFPATRDQAQEPPPEKMELDRGAGQRLLVVDDLEEQRLLAATMLENLGYAVETASSGEEALERMRTQVFDLVLLDMIMHPGMDGLETFQQIILSHPDQRAMLVSGYAQTERVRAAMHLGVKSYLKKPYTLTGMARAVAKALA
- a CDS encoding ATP-binding protein; protein product: MGIVILTLGLTAWLAISSGNDFYLGHLQKDILERGMLIESTISQLSQGDEASLQSFIRLNGRRAATRITLIDGNGVVLADSDEDHTLMENHGKRPEVLAALSGEAGYSIRFSRTLGENMLYSAMPIKLGLDGHRGVLRLALSVSSIENAVGDYQKRTLAIAIGVVVLAILLALYSAQRISRPLEKMKQGAEQLTKGRIDQLVKIDSEHMSVEMAGLANSINQMAEQINRRVRIIIQQRNELEAVFSSMADAVVAIDSEKNIIRMNQAAATLFSLSSEVVKGKAVQAIIRNPYILEMIDFTLGHNQQQEQKVTLSYGAEPVMLEIHAVPLRDEADNSMGVLLVMNDLTKLNRLENIRQDFVANVSHELKTPITAIKGYVETLLDGALDDEDNARRFLNIVVRQANRLDSIVDDLLILSRIEDREGKEDIELTVREVGPVLESALQTCAVNADEKDIVIEVECDEELYAPINQPLLEQAVINLLNNAISYSPHGTRITLSCQGSRSVQGEHLVQFSVSDNGPGIAKEHLPRLFERFYRCDKARSRDQGGTGLGLAIVKHIAHTHNGTVEVESTPGKGSIFTLTLPGVLPPGGAQEDGEDL
- a CDS encoding ATP-dependent 6-phosphofructokinase; translated protein: MGKCIGVLTAGGDSPGLNAAIRAIGKSALNAYNMQVIGFRDGFRGLMENRTIHLEGETLSGILTLGGTILGTSRDKPHKMPVGSKVQDMTEVMIDNYHRHNLEAIICIGGGGTQKNAYRLAQAGVNVLTLPKTIDNDVAMTDVTFGFDTALSIATDAIDRLHSTAHSHHRIIVVEIMGHNTGWLGLGAGLASGADVILIPEIPYEVDQVAEAIRRRRHRGKNFSIVAVSEGALSKKDARELADLKENKLTTKDEKKQKKVASALAAFRAKHASNTLRLSSELETLTGLESRVTILGHLQRGGTPSAADRILATRLGTACTTAVVEGKFGKMVAVKGESTELVDLSEVVGKRKLIPLDHPWIKAALETGACLGNNKLVG